GCTCATTTGACCCCTAAAAGCAGCTAGGATTTTAGCGTCTGGTTAGCCTGATGAGCTTTTGACAGTTGATGAAATCAAGATTGTAAAAGAAGCTTGTAAAAAGTGTTCTGTTGAAAAGAAACGCATTAACGCAAATTTCTCACAAACAATAAAAAATCGATTTATATGGACTGATATGAGATATTTTTTCGATACATCACCCATTCAAATTGACGTAGATAAATAAACTAAGTAGGGCTTGCTGAAAAAGTCATAAAAAAGCAATTCTTTTGGGTTGACTAGTTATTTAAGCAAGGTCAAAGATAAGTTTTTGTTGCCTATAGCTAGCAAAATCATAATGCTTGGTTATGTCAATCGCTAAAAAATGTCTATTTTTCCAAAATAGACATAAAAAGGCACAAAAAAACCGTGACAGGTGAGTAGAAAGATTCATGACTAAAAAAGTAATAGCAATCACAGTTAGAGTTGTATGAGGAAGTTTCGCCATTACTCTACTCAAGCTAAATCTTCTTTTAGCTTGTCCAAATTTGCCTTCAATACAATTACGAATCCTCTCATCTTGTAAAGCTTGCTTCTTTTTTTCTTTACTCACATTTTTTGGCGGTCTTCCTAAAGGAACTCCACTGATTCTAATACCTCTTTCTTTGCACCAAGATCGGTTTTCTCGCTTTGCGATAAATTTTATCAACATGAACAGATTCTGGATAATATCCAGTGTAGTTTTTAAAGGATTCTATTTGTGTTTTTAAGTCTCCTGATTCATTAAAGTTATCCCATCTAATATGGTCTAAAAATGCATATCCATCAAAGTAACTAGCAGATAGTTTAGCGCCAAATTCCACGGCTTTACCCGCTTTTCCTCGGACAATTGGACGGATATGTGGTTGGCTTAAACTTACAATACGGTCATCAATGCTCTGCTTTTTATTTTCATACAGCCATAGTTGTTGACGATATACTTCTGCGACTACCAGCAACATCTTATATTGTCTATTAGTTAAACTTTTTAGAGATGCTCCTGCTACAATTAGCTGGTCAATATAGGATAAGTTTCTTTTAATATATTGGAGTTGTTTTTTAATCGCTTTTCTCCTCTCTTTTTGAGATACACGACGTTTTTTAGCTACTTCTAAGTAGTCTTTCCTAGCTATTTCTCGGTAAGTCCTTGGTTTTTTCTCTAATATTCCCTTTATCTGTTCATAAAGCAAGTCAATTATTCTTTCTGTCTGTTTTCTCGCTTGATTTAATAGGTTTAAATCTGTTGGATAGCTGATATCACTAGGCACACAAGTCGCATCTAATATTAATTTCCCTCGATTTCTTAGCGTATTACCTTGTTCTGCTGCTTTTTCTGTCGATAGCGCAGCGTTAGCGAGTTCGCGAGCGTCTTCTGTTTTTTTTTCGGTGTCAATAGAAGATGCTAACTCTAGCATCTTCTTAACCATTTCTTGATTCACATTATTGACTAGTTCTGCACTGATTCTTTCTCGAAAATGTACTAACATGGATGCGTCAAATGGAGTTTTGTTACTATAAGATGACATCCCTATAAAGTACTGTAAATAAGATTCTCCTTGATTTGCTCTACTGTTTCCCTGTCGCTTATACCTAGTTTCTCTTTAATTATTAATGCACCTAACGCCATCCGAAATGACTTTGCTGGTGCCCCTATCTCTGCGGAGAATCCGGCAGAATATTCCGACTCAAATTCTGTCCAGGGTATTAAATCGGCCATAATTACCCAACGATTATCTGATGATAACTTTCCCTCAAATGGAAGCTCAAAACTTTCTGCTGGAATTGGAGTTGATTCTTCTTTTCAGTACATAGTTAATAATGATACACTATGCTGCGACGAACCACTGTGATGCAAGGATTTTGGGCTATTTTACCTTCTTGTCTTGCACCTGAATATACTTCTTTGGTCTGAGAATCTAGAGACTGCAACCTTTTCTTTTTTTTCAGCAAGCCCTAAGTATAAATTAGTATTTCTCAAGCTAAAACAATTACTCCCGATGCTCTCCCAAGTCTTTTAGAAGATTTTCAAACTGTTGCCAGCTAATGTCGTAAAGCATTACTCGGTCTGCTCGATTTTTAGCGACTGTCATTGTTACGACCTCCAGAATGTTTTATTGGCCAAACTCAAGCCTAGCCTGTTCTACCAAATCACCTGTAACAATCTCTTGACCTGCTTCACGAGCTAGCTGTTCAATTCTGGCTTTAGCTTGAGAGCGGACAAAAAAGGGAATATTTTGTAACTTTTCTTTAGCTTCTGGTGTCCACCGCAAAGCATCAATAAAATTAGAGTCGCTCATAGTATTAATTCCTTTGGTAAGTCGCTGAGTTTAATCAATAGATTACTAATTTTCTTATAAAAAAAGCCCTTGCTTTTACGCAAGAGCTTTTAAATTATTTAGTTGTCAGTGATGAAATAAACTTTATAACCTAATCTAGGTCGTCCATGAACATCACTGGCTCAGTATCACGGTTAATTCCTTTCTCAAAACCACCAGCCGCAGCCCGTGCGCGACCAGCGTGCCACAAGTGACCAACTAGGAAGAAGAATCCTAGTACGAAGTGAGAAGTTGCCAACCAAGCGCGAGGAGATACGTAGTTGAACGAGTTAATTTCGGTAGCCACACCACCCACGGAGTTCAGAGAACCCAGAGGAGCGTGGGTCATGTATTCAGCAGCGCGACGAGCTTGCCAAGGCTGAATATCGTTCTTGATTTTTTCCAAGTCAAGACCATTGGGGCCACGTAGAGGCTCCAACCAAGGACCACGGAAATCCCAGAAGCGCATGGTTTCACCACCGAAGATGATTTCACCAGTTGGAGAGCGCATCAGGTATTTACCTAGACCTGTGGGGCCTTGGGCAGAACCAACGTTAGCACCCAAGCGTTGGTCACGAATCAAGAAGGTCAAAGCTTGAGCTTGAGACGCTTCTGGACCGGTAGGGCCAAAGAATTCGCTAGGATAAACGGTGTTGTTGAACCAAACAAAGATCGAGGCAATAAAGCCCATCAACGACAGAGCGCCCAAGCTGTAGGAGAGGTAAGCCTCACCAGACCAGATGGATGCACGACGTGACCAAGCAAAAGGCTTGGTAAGAATGTGGAAAATACCACCAGCAATACAGATGAAGGCAATCCAGATGTGACCACCGACCACATCTTCTAAGTTATCAACGCTGACAATCCAGCCTTCACCACCGAAGGGAGACTTGATTACATAACCGAAGATAACTGCTGGGTTCAATGTGGGATTGGTAATAATCCGAACGTCACCACCGCCTGGTGCCCAGGTGTCATACAACCCACCGAAGAACATTGCTTTTGCTACCAATAGCAGCGCACCGAATCCCAAAATAATCAGATGGAATCCGATGATGTTGGTCATCTTGTTCTTGTCTTTCCAGTCGTAACCAAAGAAAGAAGAGTATTCTTCTAAGGTTTCTGGACCACGAACGGCATGATAAATACCGCCAAAGCCAAGAACGGCTGAGGAAATTAGGTGGAGTACACCGACAACAAAGTAGGGGAAGGTGTCGATGACTTCACCACCAGCACCAACGCCCCAACCCTGTGTAGCGAGGTGAGGTAACAGGATCAAGCCCTGTTCGTACATGGGTTTTTCAGGAACAAAGTGAGCGACTTCAAACAAAGTCATCGCTCCTGCCCAGAATACAATCAAGCCAGCATGGGCAACGTGAGCGCCCAGAAGTTTGCCAGATAGATTGATTAAACGCGCATTACCAGACCACCAGGCAAAGCCAGTAGATTCTTGGTCGCGTCCAGTGCCGCCTAATATATTTGGTCTATTAGAGAGCGTTACCACGTGGTAATACCTCCTCAGGGAATACAAATTGTTCGTGGGGTTGATCTTGAGGAGCCATCCAAGCGCGGATACCCTCGTTCAGCAAAATGTTTTTGGTATAGAAGGTTTCAAACTCAGGGTCTTCCGCCGCCCGTAATTCTTGGGAGACGAAATCATAAGCTCGCAGGTTGAGTGCTAAACCGACGATGCCGACGGCACTCATCCACAAACCTGTGACTGGCACGAACAACATAAAGAAGTGCAACCAGCGTTTGTTTGAGAAAGCAATCCCGAAAATCTGTGACCAGAAACGGTTTGCTGTCACCATTGAATAGGTTTCTTCAGACTGGGTTGGATTGAAGGCGCGGAAGGTGTTAGCTCCATCACCGTCTTCAAATAAGGTATTTTCAACTGTGGCACCGTGAATGGCGCATAATAATGCACCACCCAATACACCAGCAACACCCATCATGTGGAAGGGGTTGAGTGTCCAGTTGTGGAAGCCTTGCAGGAATAGCAGGAACCGGAAAATTGCAGCCACCCCAAAGCTGGGTGCAAAGAACCAGCTTGATTGTCCCAAGGGGTACATCAGAAATACGCTGACGAATACTGCAATGGGAGCTGAGAAGGCGAGGGCGTTATAAGGACGGATTCCTACTAGACGCGCAATTTCAAATTGCCGCAACATAAAGCCAATCAAACCAAAGGCTCCGTGTAGGGCAACGAATGGCCACAAGCCACCCAGTTGGAACCAACGGGTGAGGTCGCCTTGGGCTTCTGGTCCCCACAACAGCAATAGGGAATGTCCCATGCTGTCGGCGGGGGTGGATACTGCCACTGTTAGGAAGTTAGCACCTTCTAGGTAGGAGGAGGCTAATCCGTGGGTATACCAAGAGGTGACGAAGGTGGTGCCGGTCAGCCAACCGCCTAGTGCTAGGAAGGCGCAGGGGAACAACAGTATCCCTGACCAACCTACGAATACGAAGCGATCGCGCTTGAGCCAGTCGTCTAGAACGTCAAACCACCCTCTACTGGGCGCACGTCCAACTGCGATGGTCATCGGACTAAAATCCTCTTTTTTTACTAAAATTGCAACGTTTCTAAGGCAATACGGAGAGCCAATGTAACCGGCTGCCGTGAGGAATTAACGTTTTTTTTGACAATCTCAACAGCTTAAAAGCGACTGAGATTCTGAGAAGTTGCTGACCTGTGAAATCAGCATTTGTCTTTCTTTATGCCATTACACGTACCATCGGCTAGTAATGTAGCTTGTGGTAACTTAATGATTCTTAACTTATCACACTACTCAGGGTTTTTGCCTGACACACAGAAGCAAATCAGGCATGAAACACGAACCTTATAAATAATATGAATATCAGAAATTTTACAATTTGACACAACTTTTCTCAGAAATGTAAGAAAATTTAGTCTAGATGGACGTAGGTAGGTAACTCATTCCCAAGAGGTCAAAAAGAGGTAGAGGGAAGGGAAGAAAGAATTTTTATCCGCCAGTGAGTAAATAAATCATATAATGTCCCCCTCACAAATAAATTATATGGGTGGCAGGAGGCAGGAGCGCAGCTGAGTTTTTGTCAACAATGTTTGGTAAAATAATCAAGCAGCAGACCCTCTAAAGTGTTCTTTAGTTGAATGACTAGCCTTCAATTTAGTCAAGTTCTGTCTAGTAGCATTCAGTGTGCGAGTATTTCACAGCGAGTATCTCACAGGCAATTGTAGTTCAATGACGACATCAACAACGATTAACAAAGGCGATCGCCTCCTGCATCAAAATGTTCTCGGTTCTCGTCGGTTCAGTAACTACTGGTGGGCAACTATTGTTACCTTGGGAGCAAGCGGCTTTTTACTGGCTGGGATATCCAGCTACTTAAAAGTTAATTTACTCATAGTTTCCGATCCAACTCAACTAGTATTTGTCCCCCAAGGATTGGTGATGGGGTTATATGGTGCTGCTGGCTTGCTATTAGCCACATACCTATGGCTAGTGATTTTATTGGATGTGGGTGGCGGCTACAACGAATTTAATCAGGAAACTGGCACAATCAAAATCTTCCGTTGGGGTTTTCCGGGCAAAAACCGCCGAATTGAGATTGATAGCCGCATAGAAGATGTACAATCTGTACGAATAGCCGTCAAAGAAGGCCTTAATCCTATTCGCGCCCTCTATCTACGCATTAAGGGGCGGCGA
The Nostoc punctiforme PCC 73102 genome window above contains:
- a CDS encoding PCP reductase family protein; protein product: MSDSNFIDALRWTPEAKEKLQNIPFFVRSQAKARIEQLAREAGQEIVTGDLVEQARLEFGQ
- the psbC gene encoding photosystem II reaction center protein CP43, with product MVTLSNRPNILGGTGRDQESTGFAWWSGNARLINLSGKLLGAHVAHAGLIVFWAGAMTLFEVAHFVPEKPMYEQGLILLPHLATQGWGVGAGGEVIDTFPYFVVGVLHLISSAVLGFGGIYHAVRGPETLEEYSSFFGYDWKDKNKMTNIIGFHLIILGFGALLLVAKAMFFGGLYDTWAPGGGDVRIITNPTLNPAVIFGYVIKSPFGGEGWIVSVDNLEDVVGGHIWIAFICIAGGIFHILTKPFAWSRRASIWSGEAYLSYSLGALSLMGFIASIFVWFNNTVYPSEFFGPTGPEASQAQALTFLIRDQRLGANVGSAQGPTGLGKYLMRSPTGEIIFGGETMRFWDFRGPWLEPLRGPNGLDLEKIKNDIQPWQARRAAEYMTHAPLGSLNSVGGVATEINSFNYVSPRAWLATSHFVLGFFFLVGHLWHAGRARAAAGGFEKGINRDTEPVMFMDDLD
- the psbD gene encoding photosystem II D2 protein (photosystem q(a) protein): MTIAVGRAPSRGWFDVLDDWLKRDRFVFVGWSGILLFPCAFLALGGWLTGTTFVTSWYTHGLASSYLEGANFLTVAVSTPADSMGHSLLLLWGPEAQGDLTRWFQLGGLWPFVALHGAFGLIGFMLRQFEIARLVGIRPYNALAFSAPIAVFVSVFLMYPLGQSSWFFAPSFGVAAIFRFLLFLQGFHNWTLNPFHMMGVAGVLGGALLCAIHGATVENTLFEDGDGANTFRAFNPTQSEETYSMVTANRFWSQIFGIAFSNKRWLHFFMLFVPVTGLWMSAVGIVGLALNLRAYDFVSQELRAAEDPEFETFYTKNILLNEGIRAWMAPQDQPHEQFVFPEEVLPRGNAL
- a CDS encoding photosystem I assembly protein Ycf4, giving the protein MTTSTTINKGDRLLHQNVLGSRRFSNYWWATIVTLGASGFLLAGISSYLKVNLLIVSDPTQLVFVPQGLVMGLYGAAGLLLATYLWLVILLDVGGGYNEFNQETGTIKIFRWGFPGKNRRIEIDSRIEDVQSVRIAVKEGLNPIRALYLRIKGRRDIPLTRVGQPLSLTELETEGAKLARFLGVSLEGL